The following coding sequences lie in one Flavobacterium cyclinae genomic window:
- a CDS encoding cbb3-type cytochrome c oxidase subunit I gives MKYKSQKVAYWFFGLCMLLFALQIIYGFIMGFARIGMDGLHDFIPFNTARAVHTNLLVVWLLTGFMGAAYYIIPEEAQRELISVKWAYVQLISLAVVGVMAIVGYHFNIWEGRKFLEIPRELDFLVVVNVLLFLGLILGTLFKAERRTTTSLVLSMGLLFAALLYLPGMIWFDSQVTDSFFRWWVVHLWVEGVWELIMGGILSYLLIKLTGVDREVIEKWLYVIVGLTFLSGLLGTGHHYYYIGVNKIWLIVGGIFSALEPLAFLAMALFAVYMYRKGEKSHPNKIALFWTIGASIVSFIGAGLLGFAHTLPQTNIYTHGTLVTAMHGHYAFWGAYAMIVLAIISYALPNITGRKLYDSTRGHMAFWLSNIGMLGMTVAFGVAGVAQVYMERKMKMDFMDVQNEISIHFVVLLLCATLFTTGITLYILEFIKYGKPTDEALIKE, from the coding sequence ATGAAATATAAATCACAAAAAGTAGCGTATTGGTTCTTTGGATTATGCATGTTATTATTTGCATTACAAATTATCTATGGTTTTATTATGGGCTTTGCCCGAATTGGAATGGATGGTCTTCACGATTTTATTCCGTTCAACACAGCAAGAGCTGTTCACACAAATTTATTAGTAGTTTGGTTGTTAACAGGTTTTATGGGAGCCGCTTATTACATTATCCCTGAAGAAGCTCAAAGGGAGTTGATAAGTGTAAAATGGGCTTACGTTCAGTTAATATCATTAGCCGTTGTAGGTGTAATGGCTATTGTAGGTTATCATTTTAATATTTGGGAAGGACGTAAATTCCTTGAAATTCCGAGAGAATTAGACTTTTTAGTTGTCGTAAATGTGTTGTTATTTCTAGGATTAATTTTAGGAACACTCTTTAAAGCAGAAAGGAGAACAACAACTTCGCTTGTATTATCAATGGGATTACTTTTTGCAGCCTTATTATACTTACCAGGTATGATTTGGTTCGATAGTCAAGTAACCGATTCATTCTTCCGTTGGTGGGTAGTTCACTTATGGGTTGAAGGAGTATGGGAACTAATCATGGGAGGTATTTTATCATATTTACTAATAAAACTTACAGGAGTAGATCGCGAAGTAATCGAAAAATGGTTATATGTAATTGTTGGTTTGACATTTTTATCAGGTTTATTAGGTACAGGTCACCACTATTATTATATCGGAGTAAATAAAATTTGGTTAATTGTAGGTGGAATTTTCTCTGCATTAGAACCGTTAGCTTTCTTGGCAATGGCATTATTTGCAGTATATATGTATAGAAAAGGTGAAAAATCGCATCCAAATAAAATTGCATTGTTCTGGACAATCGGAGCATCTATCGTTTCATTCATCGGTGCTGGATTGTTAGGATTTGCACATACTTTACCTCAAACAAATATTTATACACACGGAACATTAGTAACAGCAATGCACGGACATTATGCTTTCTGGGGGGCTTACGCAATGATTGTTTTAGCAATTATAAGTTATGCATTGCCTAATATAACCGGAAGAAAATTATACGACAGTACAAGAGGTCATATGGCGTTTTGGTTGTCAAATATTGGAATGCTTGGAATGACCGTAGCTTTTGGTGTTGCTGGTGTAGCTCAAGTGTACATGGAACGTAAAATGAAAATGGATTTTATGGACGTACAAAACGAAATTAGTATTCACTTTGTAGTATTATTACTTTGTGCTACATTATTTACAACAGGAATTACTTTATATATTTTAGAGTTTATTAAGTATGGTAAGCCTACTGATGAAGCTCTAATAAAAGAATAG
- a CDS encoding c-type cytochrome: protein MLSKSQARAFFLGGTVVTFLVFIGLTIYSFMPKNDQTYHDKIDAKVIRGKELWESNNCMGCHTILGEGGYYAPELTKVIERRGEGYVKAVLQSPVPWGPKGRKMVKYEMNDADAEAMIAYFKWIGNIDLNGFERVVSPLAKEE from the coding sequence ATGTTATCAAAATCACAAGCACGAGCATTTTTTTTAGGTGGAACTGTAGTAACCTTTTTAGTCTTTATCGGCTTAACTATTTACTCGTTCATGCCTAAAAATGATCAAACTTATCATGATAAGATTGATGCAAAAGTTATTCGAGGAAAGGAACTTTGGGAATCGAATAATTGTATGGGTTGTCATACCATACTTGGGGAAGGAGGCTACTATGCTCCAGAACTTACTAAAGTAATCGAAAGAAGAGGAGAAGGTTATGTAAAAGCTGTTTTACAATCGCCAGTTCCTTGGGGACCAAAAGGCAGAAAAATGGTAAAATACGAAATGAACGATGCCGATGCCGAAGCCATGATTGCTTACTTCAAGTGGATTGGAAACATTGATTTGAATGGGTTTGAGCGCGTGGTTTCCCCTTTAGCTAAAGAAGAATAA
- a CDS encoding DUF438 domain-containing protein: MSTSETHANVIEGHPIHTYFVETDLIHQLLEELNTINPKEEFQKFYNVFNHLATVERRFERKENQLFPFLEQKGWTGPSRNMWSFHDTIREMFRIVRKNLEDQDFTSAKHNTNLISQNLYRLLEVEENMLFPNALEMLSDEDWIKMRKGEDEIGWMLSEAPPKFPKESEYIHPSQDTEHRTDVVFNENAAHYDEGYMTVEQVNLLFKTLPIDLTYVDENDKVIFYNRGEERVFPRSAGIIGREVRFCHPPKSVDTVLQILEAFRKGEQNEASFWINYKERLIYIRYFAVRDAQKRYKGVIEMSQDITDIKQINGEKRLLEWSN; encoded by the coding sequence ATGTCAACATCAGAAACACATGCAAACGTGATTGAAGGACATCCCATCCATACTTATTTCGTAGAAACCGATTTGATTCATCAATTATTGGAAGAATTAAATACTATCAATCCAAAAGAAGAATTTCAGAAATTTTACAATGTTTTCAATCATCTTGCAACCGTTGAACGACGTTTTGAACGAAAAGAAAATCAATTATTTCCGTTTTTAGAACAAAAAGGTTGGACAGGACCATCTCGCAATATGTGGTCGTTTCATGATACGATTAGAGAAATGTTTCGCATTGTTAGAAAAAATTTGGAAGATCAAGATTTCACTTCTGCCAAGCACAATACCAATTTAATCTCTCAAAATTTATATCGATTATTAGAAGTAGAAGAAAACATGTTGTTTCCAAATGCTTTAGAAATGCTATCCGATGAAGATTGGATTAAAATGCGAAAAGGAGAAGATGAAATTGGTTGGATGTTATCAGAAGCGCCACCAAAATTTCCAAAAGAATCCGAATACATTCATCCTTCTCAAGATACAGAACACAGAACCGATGTGGTTTTCAACGAAAATGCAGCACATTATGATGAAGGTTACATGACGGTTGAACAAGTAAACTTACTGTTTAAAACCTTACCAATCGATTTAACTTATGTAGATGAAAACGATAAAGTTATTTTCTACAACCGTGGTGAAGAACGTGTGTTTCCTAGAAGTGCTGGAATCATTGGTAGAGAAGTTCGTTTTTGTCATCCGCCCAAAAGTGTGGATACCGTTTTGCAAATTTTAGAAGCATTTAGAAAAGGCGAACAAAACGAAGCTTCTTTCTGGATTAACTATAAAGAACGCCTGATTTACATTCGCTATTTCGCTGTTAGAGATGCTCAAAAACGTTATAAAGGTGTAATCGAAATGTCGCAAGATATTACTGATATCAAACAAATTAACGGTGAAAAACGATTATTAGAATGGAGTAATTGA
- a CDS encoding cytochrome c oxidase subunit 3, whose protein sequence is MNNTKSIYYPPGGILIWIIIYLELITFGMAILALAYYGSEERELFHSSSLKLNKTIGTINTILLLTSGFFVAKGIHFFKAANIKKTLFYFNWAIVGGLGFLVLKSFEYYEKLEAGLHMDYNSFFRFYWLLTGFHFIHVLVGLVILLVITFSIRKKQTEASFEDIEASASFWHMCDLIWLLLFPVLYLLF, encoded by the coding sequence ATGAACAATACAAAATCAATATACTATCCGCCAGGAGGCATTTTAATTTGGATCATTATTTATTTGGAACTCATCACTTTCGGAATGGCGATTTTAGCATTAGCCTATTACGGTTCGGAAGAGCGTGAATTGTTTCACAGCAGTAGCTTAAAATTGAATAAAACAATAGGAACTATAAACACAATTTTGTTGTTAACTAGTGGTTTTTTTGTAGCCAAAGGGATTCATTTTTTTAAAGCTGCTAACATCAAAAAGACATTGTTTTATTTCAATTGGGCAATTGTAGGAGGTCTTGGATTTTTAGTTTTAAAATCATTTGAATATTACGAAAAATTAGAAGCCGGATTGCACATGGATTACAATTCGTTTTTTAGATTTTATTGGTTATTAACGGGTTTTCATTTTATACATGTTTTGGTGGGATTGGTAATTTTATTAGTCATTACATTTTCCATCAGAAAAAAACAAACCGAAGCATCCTTTGAAGATATCGAAGCAAGCGCCAGTTTTTGGCACATGTGCGATTTAATTTGGTTGCTTTTATTCCCAGTACTTTATTTACTTTTTTAA
- a CDS encoding alginate export family protein — MKLQNKMLVAVAFAISTVGSFAQELEVNLQIRPRFEYRNGFKELMKDDFYPTSFVSQRSRMNFFYKQEKMKANVSFQNVRVWGDVATTSPSDKNGVALFESWISYDFNTNWTAKFGRQVLSYDNQRILGGIDWLQQGQSHDAVLVTNKKNGYQLDFGAALNNNNEALYESAYVTNYKNMQFIWFNQKFSKLSLSFLALNNGYQYENLVENKFQVAYLQTIGTYGKWDASKFYGDFGLYVQMGEAAVTNDKVDVGAYYAGFNLGYKFSSPFKAELGFEYLSGKDQNDTDTKVKSFTPLFGTNHGFNGLMDYFYVGNHKNSVGLQDFYTKFIYDKNKWQVTFAPHLFYSAASVYNMTTLEEQDSYLGTEIDLTATYKLDKNFVISGGISKMFASDTMEILKGGNNNNCNNWAWVMVSFNPQLFTYKK; from the coding sequence ATGAAACTTCAAAATAAAATGCTAGTTGCAGTTGCTTTTGCAATTTCAACTGTAGGTTCTTTTGCTCAAGAGTTAGAAGTCAACCTACAAATACGACCTCGATTTGAATACCGAAACGGGTTCAAAGAACTAATGAAAGATGATTTTTATCCCACTTCGTTTGTTTCCCAACGTTCAAGAATGAACTTTTTCTACAAACAAGAAAAAATGAAAGCCAATGTTTCGTTTCAAAACGTTAGAGTTTGGGGCGATGTGGCCACAACTTCTCCTTCTGATAAAAACGGAGTAGCGTTATTCGAATCTTGGATTTCGTATGATTTCAATACGAATTGGACCGCTAAATTTGGTCGACAAGTGCTTTCTTATGACAATCAAAGAATTCTAGGTGGAATCGATTGGCTCCAACAAGGACAAAGTCACGATGCTGTTTTGGTTACAAACAAGAAAAATGGCTACCAATTGGATTTCGGAGCAGCGTTAAATAATAATAACGAAGCTCTTTATGAATCTGCTTATGTGACGAACTATAAAAACATGCAGTTCATTTGGTTCAACCAAAAATTTTCAAAGCTTAGTTTGAGCTTTTTAGCATTGAATAATGGTTATCAATATGAAAATTTGGTAGAAAATAAATTCCAAGTTGCCTATTTGCAAACCATCGGAACTTATGGAAAATGGGATGCTTCTAAATTCTATGGCGATTTCGGTTTGTATGTACAAATGGGTGAAGCTGCTGTTACAAATGATAAAGTTGATGTTGGTGCGTATTATGCTGGATTTAATTTAGGATATAAATTCTCTTCTCCATTTAAAGCCGAATTAGGTTTCGAATATTTATCTGGAAAAGATCAAAATGATACCGATACTAAAGTAAAATCATTCACACCTTTATTTGGAACCAATCACGGATTCAATGGTTTAATGGATTATTTCTATGTAGGAAATCATAAAAATTCGGTTGGATTACAAGATTTTTACACGAAATTCATTTACGACAAAAACAAATGGCAAGTAACGTTTGCGCCACACCTTTTTTACAGTGCTGCATCGGTTTACAACATGACTACTTTAGAGGAACAAGATAGTTATTTAGGTACAGAAATCGATTTAACAGCAACTTATAAATTAGATAAAAACTTTGTAATATCGGGTGGTATTTCCAAAATGTTTGCCAGCGATACAATGGAAATATTAAAAGGTGGAAATAACAACAATTGTAACAATTGGGCATGGGTAATGGTTTCATTTAATCCGCAATTGTTTACTTACAAAAAATAG
- the ric gene encoding iron-sulfur cluster repair di-iron protein, which translates to MVIDSNKTVGNIVADDYRTAGVFSQLGIDFCCKGNRTIDEVCAKKGIDKYALLDELERVTANNNNQGIDFKSWELDLLIDYIEKKHHRYVEEKIPQLVSFLIKLEQVHGAQHPELFEIKKLFKRSADELTQHMKKEELILFPFIKKMVEANRNNTPINNPGFGSVANPIAMMMEEHENEGERFEKIVELSNNYTPPADACNTYKVTYQMLQEFEADLHAHIHLENNILFPSAIVLQDKFY; encoded by the coding sequence ATGGTAATAGATTCAAACAAAACAGTGGGAAACATAGTAGCAGATGATTATAGAACTGCAGGTGTTTTCAGTCAACTAGGTATCGATTTTTGTTGTAAAGGAAACCGAACAATCGATGAAGTATGTGCAAAAAAAGGCATTGATAAATATGCGCTTTTAGACGAATTAGAACGTGTTACGGCAAACAACAACAATCAAGGAATCGATTTTAAATCTTGGGAATTGGATTTATTGATTGATTATATTGAGAAAAAACACCATCGTTATGTGGAAGAAAAAATTCCGCAATTGGTATCGTTTTTAATTAAGTTGGAACAAGTACATGGCGCTCAACATCCAGAACTTTTTGAAATTAAAAAATTATTCAAAAGAAGCGCCGACGAATTAACCCAACACATGAAAAAAGAAGAGTTAATTCTGTTTCCGTTTATCAAAAAAATGGTAGAGGCTAATCGAAATAACACACCTATCAACAATCCTGGATTTGGTTCTGTTGCTAATCCAATTGCGATGATGATGGAAGAACATGAAAATGAAGGTGAACGATTTGAAAAAATTGTAGAATTATCAAACAACTACACGCCACCAGCAGATGCTTGCAACACTTACAAAGTAACCTATCAAATGTTACAAGAATTTGAAGCGGATTTACATGCGCACATTCATTTAGAAAATAATATTTTGTTTCCAAGTGCCATTGTTTTACAAGATAAGTTTTATTAG
- a CDS encoding molybdopterin molybdotransferase MoeA has product MITVVEALNILNNISIRKSEITLPLHLVNNYILSQDVFSPINMPPFRQSAMDGFAIQTDENNSYKIIGEIKAGDTENIKLSKGQSVKIFTGAKVPDDANAVIQIEKCSVNESILTIEIEPKINQNIRPIGEQIFINDIALSKDTLLNPAAIGFLAGLGITEVKVYKKPSVGIIVTGNELIEPGIPLPDGKIYESNGIMLQMALSELTSEIQVYKVFDEYQATKQVIENAIAIHDVVLISGGISVGDYDFVYDSLQVIGVQTLFYKVNQKPGKPLFAGTFNDKVILALPGNPAASLTCFYIYVHPILKKIAGNSKTTSTAIKELSHDFVVDNPRSQFLKANYLDATVSVLSHQQSSMLNTFALANCLIYLPEGNYELKKGSKVDIYHI; this is encoded by the coding sequence ATGATAACTGTTGTTGAAGCATTGAATATTTTAAACAACATCTCAATTCGTAAGAGTGAAATTACGTTGCCACTTCATTTAGTAAATAATTATATTTTATCACAAGATGTTTTTTCGCCAATTAACATGCCTCCATTTAGACAATCTGCAATGGATGGTTTTGCTATCCAAACAGATGAAAATAATAGCTATAAAATAATTGGAGAAATTAAAGCAGGAGACACTGAAAATATTAAATTAAGTAAAGGTCAGTCGGTTAAAATATTTACAGGAGCTAAAGTTCCAGATGATGCTAATGCGGTTATTCAAATTGAAAAATGTTCGGTAAATGAGTCTATTCTCACTATAGAAATAGAACCTAAGATTAACCAAAATATTAGACCAATTGGCGAGCAAATTTTTATAAATGATATTGCACTGTCTAAAGACACACTTTTAAATCCAGCAGCTATAGGTTTTTTAGCAGGATTAGGAATTACAGAAGTTAAGGTGTACAAAAAACCGTCTGTAGGAATTATTGTAACAGGAAATGAATTAATTGAACCAGGGATTCCTTTGCCAGATGGTAAAATTTATGAAAGTAACGGTATAATGTTGCAAATGGCACTTTCTGAGTTAACTTCTGAAATACAAGTCTATAAAGTTTTTGATGAATATCAAGCAACAAAACAAGTAATAGAGAATGCTATTGCTATTCATGATGTTGTACTTATATCTGGTGGAATTTCAGTAGGGGATTACGATTTTGTTTACGACTCATTGCAGGTAATTGGGGTACAAACCCTTTTTTATAAAGTCAATCAAAAACCTGGTAAGCCATTGTTTGCAGGTACTTTTAATGATAAAGTTATTTTAGCTCTTCCAGGAAATCCTGCAGCAAGTTTAACTTGTTTTTATATTTATGTACATCCAATTCTAAAAAAAATAGCTGGAAATTCAAAGACGACTTCAACAGCAATAAAAGAATTATCTCATGATTTTGTAGTAGATAATCCACGAAGTCAGTTCCTAAAAGCTAATTATTTAGATGCTACAGTTTCAGTTTTATCTCACCAACAATCTTCTATGCTAAACACTTTTGCGCTTGCAAATTGCTTGATTTACCTTCCTGAAGGAAACTATGAACTAAAAAAAGGTTCAAAAGTTGATATTTATCATATTTAG
- a CDS encoding nitric oxide reductase activation protein NorD, translated as MGFELDEIIYKKVLKYFKNKRLNDAEILCCQINLSDIKPRLTLFARAICGAPIEIFPAEREGGYKNKNFFLPINCSLFPTKEENLKFYFFRTVYLSIQKQLNLNWDNQDNSQLLSLEKAAETAPLVLEKMFQDYPSMQEFYFDAVPKLPINKKYQTNDYSWLYGKWMKNTPEVENENALHNFDDNTKKIQNNVVAKTTLHAKAVEEIESLTIDKKQQEDYVLMHSFEKIETAEEFNGNWRDFDGADDLEQHQEALEEMNMRFTVRVDDMVHSVYQADFVENTSIAESAEVDEKGFHLKYDEWDFKKRNYLTNFCKVYPKTQLKTHATYYKNTMAKYKTTLNGLRKMLTSVNNKMQQQRRQLQGDAFDLDALTDLYTNIHSGKSPDERIYLSQRKKNKDIAILVLLDISLSSDGYAAGNRVIDVEKEVSILFGEILHEFDIDFAIDGFYSKTRNFTTYLTLKDFNESWNKAKHKIGAVEPNGYTRIGPALRHAGARMDQLDAKNKWIIVLSDGKPNDYDKYEGQHGIQDIKQALRELNERKINSYALAIEAQAKYYLPQMFGQNHYQILTSPEALLKSLVKLYEKIKHQ; from the coding sequence ATGGGGTTTGAATTAGATGAAATAATTTATAAAAAAGTACTCAAATACTTTAAAAATAAACGACTGAATGATGCAGAAATTCTATGCTGTCAAATTAACTTGTCCGATATTAAACCAAGATTAACTCTTTTTGCAAGAGCTATTTGCGGTGCTCCAATCGAAATTTTTCCTGCTGAAAGAGAAGGTGGTTACAAAAACAAAAACTTTTTCTTACCCATTAATTGTTCGCTGTTTCCAACTAAGGAAGAAAATTTAAAATTCTATTTTTTTAGAACCGTTTATTTAAGCATTCAAAAACAACTGAATTTGAATTGGGACAATCAAGACAATTCACAACTGCTTTCTTTAGAAAAAGCAGCAGAAACGGCTCCTTTGGTTCTGGAAAAAATGTTTCAAGATTATCCATCAATGCAAGAGTTTTATTTTGATGCGGTGCCAAAATTACCCATTAATAAAAAATATCAAACCAATGATTATTCTTGGTTGTATGGTAAATGGATGAAAAACACACCAGAAGTTGAAAACGAAAATGCCTTACATAATTTTGATGACAATACTAAGAAAATTCAAAATAACGTCGTAGCCAAAACCACACTTCATGCCAAAGCAGTTGAAGAAATCGAATCGCTTACGATTGACAAAAAACAACAAGAAGATTACGTATTAATGCACAGTTTCGAGAAAATTGAAACCGCAGAAGAATTTAACGGAAATTGGCGCGATTTTGATGGTGCCGATGATTTAGAACAACATCAAGAAGCCTTGGAAGAAATGAACATGCGATTCACCGTTCGTGTGGATGATATGGTGCATTCTGTGTATCAAGCAGATTTTGTTGAAAATACATCTATTGCCGAAAGTGCTGAGGTCGATGAAAAAGGCTTTCATTTAAAATACGACGAATGGGATTTCAAAAAACGAAATTACTTAACTAATTTCTGTAAAGTATATCCGAAAACCCAACTCAAAACCCACGCAACTTATTATAAAAATACGATGGCGAAGTACAAAACCACTTTAAATGGTTTACGAAAAATGCTTACCAGCGTGAATAATAAAATGCAACAACAACGAAGACAATTACAAGGTGACGCTTTCGATTTAGACGCGTTAACCGATTTATATACCAACATTCATTCTGGAAAATCGCCAGACGAACGCATTTATTTATCGCAAAGAAAGAAAAACAAAGACATTGCGATTTTAGTTTTGTTAGATATTAGTCTTTCAAGTGATGGTTATGCCGCAGGAAATCGTGTGATTGATGTAGAAAAAGAAGTTTCCATTTTATTTGGCGAAATTCTGCATGAGTTCGACATCGATTTTGCGATTGATGGATTTTATTCCAAAACCAGAAATTTCACGACTTATTTGACTTTGAAAGATTTCAATGAAAGTTGGAACAAAGCCAAACATAAAATTGGAGCTGTTGAACCTAATGGCTACACCCGAATTGGTCCAGCTTTACGTCACGCTGGAGCAAGAATGGATCAATTGGATGCCAAAAACAAATGGATTATCGTGCTTTCCGATGGAAAACCAAACGATTACGATAAATACGAAGGACAACACGGAATTCAAGACATCAAACAAGCGTTGCGAGAATTGAATGAACGAAAAATCAATTCGTATGCTTTAGCCATCGAAGCGCAAGCCAAATATTATTTACCGCAAATGTTCGGTCAAAATCATTATCAAATATTAACGTCTCCTGAAGCTTTACTAAAATCATTGGTAAAACTTTATGAGAAAATTAAACATCAATAA
- a CDS encoding SCO family protein, protein MKKIILFVIASLLLIGCNLKEDKQDIKDKPITDLSIYNLPEKWTNQDGKDIELKELRGKVLVMVMIYTSCKAACPRLVADMRNIEERIPEEYKDKVQLVLVSIDPTVDTPKRLKDFSIENKMTGDQWVFLRSNEENTREFAAVLAVNYKKISPIDFSHSNIISVFNAEGELAFQQEGLGVSYDKTVSKIKEEAAKIE, encoded by the coding sequence ATGAAAAAGATAATTTTATTCGTAATTGCTTCCCTTTTATTAATCGGATGCAATTTAAAAGAAGATAAACAAGATATAAAAGATAAACCCATAACCGATTTATCAATTTATAATTTACCTGAAAAATGGACCAATCAAGACGGAAAAGATATTGAACTAAAAGAATTGAGAGGAAAAGTTCTTGTTATGGTGATGATTTACACTTCTTGCAAAGCCGCTTGTCCAAGATTAGTTGCCGATATGCGAAATATTGAAGAACGAATTCCCGAAGAATACAAAGACAAAGTACAATTGGTTTTAGTAAGTATTGATCCAACTGTGGATACTCCAAAACGATTAAAAGATTTCTCTATCGAAAATAAAATGACTGGAGATCAATGGGTTTTCTTGCGTTCAAATGAAGAAAACACCAGAGAATTCGCAGCAGTTCTAGCCGTAAATTATAAAAAAATATCTCCGATAGATTTCTCTCATTCCAATATCATCAGTGTATTTAATGCAGAAGGGGAATTGGCATTCCAACAAGAAGGCTTAGGAGTTAGTTACGACAAAACGGTTTCAAAAATCAAAGAAGAAGCGGCTAAAATAGAGTAG
- a CDS encoding cytochrome C oxidase subunit IV family protein codes for MRDTISSTFVLLLALTIIAAFLALNVSAEIMAITVVTLALIKFWLVAFQFMELKKAHSFWKYLILGFGGLMGIILMILL; via the coding sequence ATGCGAGACACTATTTCTTCTACGTTTGTTTTGTTGTTGGCACTGACTATAATCGCTGCTTTTTTAGCATTAAATGTAAGTGCAGAAATTATGGCAATAACGGTTGTGACTTTAGCTTTAATTAAGTTTTGGTTAGTAGCTTTTCAGTTTATGGAATTAAAAAAAGCGCATTCTTTTTGGAAATATTTGATATTAGGTTTTGGTGGTTTAATGGGAATTATTTTAATGATTTTGCTCTAA
- a CDS encoding CbbQ/NirQ/NorQ/GpvN family protein yields MITTEKKIFYKAVGQEIEVFNQINQLQLPLLLKGPTGSGKSRFIEYMANELNKKLVTVSCHEETSATDLIGRFIIKGAETIWIDGPLSIAVKNGYILYLDEVAEARPDVIVAIHSLTDHRRELFIDKLGETIKAHSDFLLVASFNPGYQKGFKELKPSTRQRFVALSFDYPNPKIEAEILVNETGIQHDIAQKLVAIGTKIRNLTELGLTETVSTRLLVDAAKLINNGLPKRLAVHVAVVEPLTDEQETIQALNDLCDLMI; encoded by the coding sequence ATGATAACAACAGAAAAAAAAATATTTTACAAGGCAGTTGGTCAAGAAATAGAAGTGTTTAATCAAATTAATCAACTGCAATTACCTCTTTTGTTAAAAGGGCCAACAGGTTCTGGTAAGTCTCGTTTTATCGAATATATGGCTAATGAGTTAAACAAAAAATTAGTTACGGTAAGTTGTCACGAAGAAACTTCTGCAACCGATTTAATAGGACGTTTCATTATTAAAGGTGCCGAAACTATTTGGATTGATGGTCCATTGTCTATAGCTGTAAAAAATGGTTATATTTTATATTTAGATGAGGTTGCCGAAGCACGTCCGGATGTCATAGTAGCCATTCACTCTTTAACCGATCATAGAAGGGAACTTTTTATTGATAAATTAGGTGAAACCATTAAGGCGCATTCTGATTTTCTACTAGTAGCCTCTTTCAATCCAGGTTATCAAAAAGGATTCAAAGAGTTAAAACCTTCCACGCGTCAACGTTTTGTTGCTCTTTCATTCGATTATCCAAATCCAAAAATTGAAGCAGAAATTTTAGTAAACGAAACGGGAATTCAACACGATATTGCTCAAAAGTTAGTCGCAATCGGAACTAAAATCAGAAATCTTACCGAATTAGGTTTAACCGAAACCGTTTCTACTCGATTATTAGTTGATGCCGCTAAGCTAATCAATAATGGTTTACCAAAAAGATTAGCAGTACATGTTGCGGTTGTTGAGCCTTTAACAGATGAACAAGAAACTATACAAGCATTAAACGATTTGTGTGATTTAATGATTTAA
- a CDS encoding carbonic anhydrase produces the protein MKIIGTILFSIFILFIFSCETVEHHHMPKTADEALKELMEGNERYVNNILIHHDFIDEAHHSEKDQHPHTFVLSCIDSRVPPEIVFDQGIGNLFVARVAGNIEDPNILGSMEYAVQVKGTKLLVVLGHSNCGAVQGAIDNVNLGHLTQLTNQIKVAFSNHRTYPLPEHLSNETGRLNVLSTIDHILSSSKIIRDLVHQKKIKIVGAFYDLHTGKVELLQS, from the coding sequence ATGAAAATCATAGGAACTATTTTATTCAGCATTTTTATTCTTTTTATTTTTTCTTGTGAAACTGTAGAGCATCATCATATGCCAAAAACAGCAGATGAGGCATTAAAAGAATTAATGGAAGGAAATGAACGGTACGTAAATAATATACTCATACATCATGATTTTATTGATGAAGCACATCATTCAGAAAAAGACCAACATCCGCACACTTTTGTGTTGTCTTGTATTGATTCTCGTGTACCACCTGAAATTGTTTTTGACCAAGGAATTGGAAATTTATTTGTAGCACGTGTAGCGGGAAACATAGAAGATCCAAACATTTTAGGAAGTATGGAATATGCCGTTCAAGTAAAAGGAACCAAATTGTTGGTGGTGTTAGGACATTCCAATTGTGGTGCAGTTCAAGGCGCAATTGATAATGTGAATTTAGGACATTTAACACAATTAACCAATCAAATCAAAGTGGCATTTAGTAATCATAGAACCTATCCGTTACCCGAACATTTATCAAATGAAACAGGTCGATTGAACGTGCTTTCCACCATAGATCACATTCTCTCATCGAGCAAAATTATTAGAGATTTGGTCCATCAAAAGAAAATAAAAATAGTAGGAGCATTTTACGATTTACACACAGGTAAAGTTGAATTATTACAATCATGA